A DNA window from Prochlorococcus marinus str. GP2 contains the following coding sequences:
- a CDS encoding vitamin K epoxide reductase family protein, with protein sequence MALKTLNRRNKKDLKWPKIIIAILSTIGLVDTGSITLKNWGLFTSLSCPGIKNGCETVLNSPWGTLFENNQVNIPLSLAGFITYLSIIIITIILSLNLISPKEKLNKFLWWLVFLISCASSTFSFLLINIMFFKIQAYCFFCILSAILSFSIFIISMIGAKFESREPMIFRGFIVAISVLLGGLIWSTNVDPSNAIDVANPIENVSPIITTSSSPQKVKFAKFLNESNIVMYSAYWCPHCHDQKQLFGREAVKELKVVECAKDGKDNEYELCQTKGISGFPSWEINGEIISGTRDLNELATKTNYPGDLNF encoded by the coding sequence ATGGCGCTTAAGACTTTAAACAGAAGAAATAAAAAAGATTTGAAATGGCCAAAAATCATAATCGCAATTCTTAGCACTATAGGCTTAGTTGACACTGGTTCGATTACTTTAAAAAACTGGGGATTATTTACTTCGCTTTCATGCCCAGGGATAAAAAATGGTTGTGAAACAGTTTTAAATAGTCCTTGGGGAACTTTATTTGAAAATAATCAAGTTAATATACCTCTCTCATTAGCTGGATTCATAACATATTTATCAATAATAATTATCACAATAATACTCTCGCTTAATTTAATTTCCCCAAAAGAAAAACTAAATAAGTTTTTATGGTGGTTAGTATTTCTAATTTCTTGTGCGTCATCAACATTTAGCTTTTTATTGATAAATATAATGTTTTTTAAGATTCAAGCATATTGCTTTTTTTGTATACTTTCAGCAATTTTATCGTTTTCTATCTTTATAATTTCTATGATTGGAGCAAAGTTCGAAAGTAGAGAACCTATGATTTTTAGAGGTTTCATTGTAGCCATTAGTGTTCTACTGGGAGGACTAATTTGGTCAACAAACGTTGACCCCTCAAATGCTATTGATGTTGCAAACCCCATTGAAAATGTATCGCCAATAATTACCACTTCAAGCTCGCCCCAGAAGGTAAAGTTTGCAAAATTTCTAAATGAAAGCAATATTGTTATGTATAGTGCATACTGGTGCCCGCATTGCCACGATCAGAAACAATTATTTGGTAGGGAAGCAGTTAAAGAATTAAAAGTAGTTGAATGTGCTAAAGATGGTAAAGATAATGAGTATGAGCTATGCCAAACGAAAGGAATCAGTGGATTTCCTTCTTGGGAAATAAATGGAGAAATTATTAGTGGTACTCGTGACTTAAATGAATTAGCAACAAAAACTAACTATCCTGGAGATCTTAATTTTTAA